In one window of Episyrphus balteatus chromosome 3, idEpiBalt1.1, whole genome shotgun sequence DNA:
- the LOC129916764 gene encoding nicotinamide/nicotinic acid mononucleotide adenylyltransferase 3 isoform X3 has product MSNQIENSTMLPSRIVLIACGSFSPPTPMHFRMFEIARDYFEMMGTHSVIGGIISPTHDSYGKKGLAPAKHRFAMVKLALQSSDWIRASGWEIEKNEWSRTQQVLNFHQNYMNNYINSPFTGDSSVIPGWLPRGLKDRREKVQLKLLCGADLLESFAVPGLWSNDDIEDIISNHGLVVISRSGTNPEKFIFDSDILTKYQKNITLITNWVPNEVSSTMIRRLLSRGQSVKYLIDDLVLEYIKMNGLFNYKTIFCCGNSDSIGSKLLSRLPGQAVQIITESPNRSHDQDEIKAKKVRKTAPEMV; this is encoded by the exons ATGAGCAATCAAATTGAGAATTCAACAATGCTCCCATCACGAATTGTATTGATTGCTTGTGGTTCCTTCAGTCCACCAACTCCAATGCATTTTCGAATGTTTG AAATTGCTCGTGATTATTTTGAAATGATGGGCACACATTCTGTCATTGGTGGCATAATATCACCCACTCATGACTCATACGGAAAGAAGGGTTTAGCACCGGCCAAACATCGCTTTGCTATGGTGAAATTAGCTCTACAATCCTCGGATTGGATTCGAGCATCTGGTTGGGAAATTGAGAAGAATGAATGGTCACGAACAcaacaagttttaaatttcCATCAA aaTTACATGAACAATTACATTAACTCCCCATTTACTGGAGACTCAAGTGTTATTCCTGGGTGGTTGCCCAGAGGATTGAAAGATCGTAGAGAAAAAGTTCAATTGAAGCTTCTTTGTGGAGCTGATTTATTGGAATCCTTTGCTGTACCTGGACTTTGGTCTAATGACGAT ATTGAAGATATTATAAGTAATCATGGTTTGGTGGTGATATCACGAAGTGGAACCAAtcctgaaaaatttatttttgattcagaTATTCTCACAAAATATCAG aaaaacatAACTTTAATAACTAATTGGGTGCCTAATGAAGTTAGTTCAACAATGATTCGACGACTTCTTAGTCGGGGACAATCAGTCAAATACCTGATTGATGATCTGGTTCTAGAGTATataaaaatgaacggactttttaattacaaaac GATATTTTGTTGTGGTAACTCGGATTCGATTGGCTCGAAATTACTTAGTCGCTTACCAGGCCAAGCTGTACAGATCATAACTGAGTCTCCAAATAGAAGTCATGATCAAGAtgag ATAAAAGCCAAGAAGGTAAGAAAAACAGCCCCTGAAATGGTTTAA
- the LOC129916764 gene encoding nicotinamide/nicotinic acid mononucleotide adenylyltransferase 3 isoform X2, with product MSNQIENSTMLPSRIVLIACGSFSPPTPMHFRMFEIARDYFEMMGTHSVIGGIISPTHDSYGKKGLAPAKHRFAMVKLALQSSDWIRASGWEIEKNEWSRTQQVLNFHQNYMNNYINSPFTGDSSVIPGWLPRGLKDRREKVQLKLLCGADLLESFAVPGLWSNDDIEDIISNHGLVVISRSGTNPEKFIFDSDILTKYQKNITLITNWVPNEVSSTMIRRLLSRGQSVKYLIDDLVLEYIKMNGLFNYKTIHLDNDHPRIFCCGNSDSIGSKLLSRLPGQAVQIITESPNRSHDQDEIKAKKVRKTAPEMV from the exons ATGAGCAATCAAATTGAGAATTCAACAATGCTCCCATCACGAATTGTATTGATTGCTTGTGGTTCCTTCAGTCCACCAACTCCAATGCATTTTCGAATGTTTG AAATTGCTCGTGATTATTTTGAAATGATGGGCACACATTCTGTCATTGGTGGCATAATATCACCCACTCATGACTCATACGGAAAGAAGGGTTTAGCACCGGCCAAACATCGCTTTGCTATGGTGAAATTAGCTCTACAATCCTCGGATTGGATTCGAGCATCTGGTTGGGAAATTGAGAAGAATGAATGGTCACGAACAcaacaagttttaaatttcCATCAA aaTTACATGAACAATTACATTAACTCCCCATTTACTGGAGACTCAAGTGTTATTCCTGGGTGGTTGCCCAGAGGATTGAAAGATCGTAGAGAAAAAGTTCAATTGAAGCTTCTTTGTGGAGCTGATTTATTGGAATCCTTTGCTGTACCTGGACTTTGGTCTAATGACGAT ATTGAAGATATTATAAGTAATCATGGTTTGGTGGTGATATCACGAAGTGGAACCAAtcctgaaaaatttatttttgattcagaTATTCTCACAAAATATCAG aaaaacatAACTTTAATAACTAATTGGGTGCCTAATGAAGTTAGTTCAACAATGATTCGACGACTTCTTAGTCGGGGACAATCAGTCAAATACCTGATTGATGATCTGGTTCTAGAGTATataaaaatgaacggactttttaattacaaaac TATTCATTTAGATAATGATCATCCTAGGATATTTTGTTGTGGTAACTCGGATTCGATTGGCTCGAAATTACTTAGTCGCTTACCAGGCCAAGCTGTACAGATCATAACTGAGTCTCCAAATAGAAGTCATGATCAAGAtgag ATAAAAGCCAAGAAGGTAAGAAAAACAGCCCCTGAAATGGTTTAA
- the LOC129916764 gene encoding nicotinamide/nicotinic acid mononucleotide adenylyltransferase 3 isoform X1, translated as MSNQIENSTMLPSRIVLIACGSFSPPTPMHFRMFEIARDYFEMMGTHSVIGGIISPTHDSYGKKGLAPAKHRFAMVKLALQSSDWIRASGWEIEKNEWSRTQQVLNFHQNYMNNYINSPFTGDSSVIPGWLPRGLKDRREKVQLKLLCGADLLESFAVPGLWSNDDIEDIISNHGLVVISRSGTNPEKFIFDSDILTKYQKNITLITNWVPNEVSSTMIRRLLSRGQSVKYLIDDLVLEYIKMNGLFNYKTKYITHLDINDGVFNDSYINQVNMSSLDSTPSPSTMDETDNNSFKSKFLTSIHLDNDHPRIFCCGNSDSIGSKLLSRLPGQAVQIITESPNRSHDQDEIKAKKVRKTAPEMV; from the exons ATGAGCAATCAAATTGAGAATTCAACAATGCTCCCATCACGAATTGTATTGATTGCTTGTGGTTCCTTCAGTCCACCAACTCCAATGCATTTTCGAATGTTTG AAATTGCTCGTGATTATTTTGAAATGATGGGCACACATTCTGTCATTGGTGGCATAATATCACCCACTCATGACTCATACGGAAAGAAGGGTTTAGCACCGGCCAAACATCGCTTTGCTATGGTGAAATTAGCTCTACAATCCTCGGATTGGATTCGAGCATCTGGTTGGGAAATTGAGAAGAATGAATGGTCACGAACAcaacaagttttaaatttcCATCAA aaTTACATGAACAATTACATTAACTCCCCATTTACTGGAGACTCAAGTGTTATTCCTGGGTGGTTGCCCAGAGGATTGAAAGATCGTAGAGAAAAAGTTCAATTGAAGCTTCTTTGTGGAGCTGATTTATTGGAATCCTTTGCTGTACCTGGACTTTGGTCTAATGACGAT ATTGAAGATATTATAAGTAATCATGGTTTGGTGGTGATATCACGAAGTGGAACCAAtcctgaaaaatttatttttgattcagaTATTCTCACAAAATATCAG aaaaacatAACTTTAATAACTAATTGGGTGCCTAATGAAGTTAGTTCAACAATGATTCGACGACTTCTTAGTCGGGGACAATCAGTCAAATACCTGATTGATGATCTGGTTCTAGAGTATataaaaatgaacggactttttaattacaaaac TAAGTATATAACACATCTCGATATAAATGATGGTGTTTTTAATGATTCGTATATAAATCAAGTTAATATGAGCTCCCTTGATAGTACTCCATCTCCATCAACCATGGACGAAACCGataataattcatttaaatccaaatttttAACTAGTATTCATTTAGATAATGATCATCCTAGGATATTTTGTTGTGGTAACTCGGATTCGATTGGCTCGAAATTACTTAGTCGCTTACCAGGCCAAGCTGTACAGATCATAACTGAGTCTCCAAATAGAAGTCATGATCAAGAtgag ATAAAAGCCAAGAAGGTAAGAAAAACAGCCCCTGAAATGGTTTAA
- the LOC129916764 gene encoding nicotinamide/nicotinic acid mononucleotide adenylyltransferase 1 isoform X5, translated as MSNQIENSTMLPSRIVLIACGSFSPPTPMHFRMFEIARDYFEMMGTHSVIGGIISPTHDSYGKKGLAPAKHRFAMVKLALQSSDWIRASGWEIEKNEWSRTQQVLNFHQNYMNNYINSPFTGDSSVIPGWLPRGLKDRREKVQLKLLCGADLLESFAVPGLWSNDDIEDIISNHGLVVISRSGTNPEKFIFDSDILTKYQKNITLITNWVPNEVSSTMIRRLLSRGQSVKYLIDDLVLEYIKMNGLFNYKT; from the exons ATGAGCAATCAAATTGAGAATTCAACAATGCTCCCATCACGAATTGTATTGATTGCTTGTGGTTCCTTCAGTCCACCAACTCCAATGCATTTTCGAATGTTTG AAATTGCTCGTGATTATTTTGAAATGATGGGCACACATTCTGTCATTGGTGGCATAATATCACCCACTCATGACTCATACGGAAAGAAGGGTTTAGCACCGGCCAAACATCGCTTTGCTATGGTGAAATTAGCTCTACAATCCTCGGATTGGATTCGAGCATCTGGTTGGGAAATTGAGAAGAATGAATGGTCACGAACAcaacaagttttaaatttcCATCAA aaTTACATGAACAATTACATTAACTCCCCATTTACTGGAGACTCAAGTGTTATTCCTGGGTGGTTGCCCAGAGGATTGAAAGATCGTAGAGAAAAAGTTCAATTGAAGCTTCTTTGTGGAGCTGATTTATTGGAATCCTTTGCTGTACCTGGACTTTGGTCTAATGACGAT ATTGAAGATATTATAAGTAATCATGGTTTGGTGGTGATATCACGAAGTGGAACCAAtcctgaaaaatttatttttgattcagaTATTCTCACAAAATATCAG aaaaacatAACTTTAATAACTAATTGGGTGCCTAATGAAGTTAGTTCAACAATGATTCGACGACTTCTTAGTCGGGGACAATCAGTCAAATACCTGATTGATGATCTGGTTCTAGAGTATataaaaatgaacggactttttaattacaaaac ATAA
- the LOC129916764 gene encoding nicotinamide/nicotinic acid mononucleotide adenylyltransferase 3 isoform X4 produces MSNQIENSTMLPSRIVLIACGSFSPPTPMHFRMFEIARDYFEMMGTHSVIGGIISPTHDSYGKKGLAPAKHRFAMVKLALQSSDWIRASGWEIEKNEWSRTQQVLNFHQNYMNNYINSPFTGDSSVIPGWLPRGLKDRREKVQLKLLCGADLLESFAVPGLWSNDDIEDIISNHGLVVISRSGTNPEKFIFDSDILTKYQKNITLITNWVPNEVSSTMIRRLLSRGQSVKYLIDDLVLEYIKMNGLFNYKTFRRCKRLSKRSFEKYYPNFRLLNWRFAMELSI; encoded by the exons ATGAGCAATCAAATTGAGAATTCAACAATGCTCCCATCACGAATTGTATTGATTGCTTGTGGTTCCTTCAGTCCACCAACTCCAATGCATTTTCGAATGTTTG AAATTGCTCGTGATTATTTTGAAATGATGGGCACACATTCTGTCATTGGTGGCATAATATCACCCACTCATGACTCATACGGAAAGAAGGGTTTAGCACCGGCCAAACATCGCTTTGCTATGGTGAAATTAGCTCTACAATCCTCGGATTGGATTCGAGCATCTGGTTGGGAAATTGAGAAGAATGAATGGTCACGAACAcaacaagttttaaatttcCATCAA aaTTACATGAACAATTACATTAACTCCCCATTTACTGGAGACTCAAGTGTTATTCCTGGGTGGTTGCCCAGAGGATTGAAAGATCGTAGAGAAAAAGTTCAATTGAAGCTTCTTTGTGGAGCTGATTTATTGGAATCCTTTGCTGTACCTGGACTTTGGTCTAATGACGAT ATTGAAGATATTATAAGTAATCATGGTTTGGTGGTGATATCACGAAGTGGAACCAAtcctgaaaaatttatttttgattcagaTATTCTCACAAAATATCAG aaaaacatAACTTTAATAACTAATTGGGTGCCTAATGAAGTTAGTTCAACAATGATTCGACGACTTCTTAGTCGGGGACAATCAGTCAAATACCTGATTGATGATCTGGTTCTAGAGTATataaaaatgaacggactttttaattacaaaac GTTTAGAAGATGTAAACGTCTATCAAAACggtcttttgaaaaatattacccAAATTTTCGATTACTAAACTGGCGTTTCGCAATGGAGT TAAGTATATAA